The sequence TTCTTTTTTAGTTAATAGCTGTTAGCTATTAACTGTTAGCTTTTCGTATGCACGCACATCGCAGCACTCATCCTGAATCTCACCAGACCGAACGCAAACGTTACCTCACAAAGAAACCCCTGCCTGAAGCCTTGTTCGTTTTCCTGCAGGCCGTCACTCCGCCACGCCGGGGGGAAATAATCGCAGTGGAAGACGCGCTTCATGCCACTACCGCGCAGCCGATCTTCGCGGTCTTGTCCGCACCGCACTATCACGGCTCGGCCATGGACGGCATCGCCGTGCGCGCGAAGGACACCTTCGGCGCGAGCGAGTTCTCCGCTGTGACGCTGACCGCCGTCACCCCGCGCCCTGGCGCCACGTCCGCCAACGGCACGGGTGTCTTTCAATATGTCGATACCGGCAACCCGCTCCCCACCTGGGCAAACGCAGTAGTCATGATCGAGCGGGTCTTCAGAAAGAACGACCGAGAAGTCGAAATCCGCGACTCCGCCACGCCGTGGCAACACGTTCGCCTCGTAGGAGAAGACATCGTCGCCACCGAGCCTTTGCTGCCCCGCGGCCATAAGCTACGCCCGTACGATCTCGGTGCGCTCTTGGCGGCAGGGCACGTGCGGATTCCCGTGCTCGCCAAGCCGACGGTCGGCATCATCCCCACCGGCTCGGAACTGATCGAACCCGGCGACCCGCCGCAGCCAGGGCGGATTATCGAATTCAACTCGCGAGTAACGGCGGCGTTTGTCGAAGAATGGGGCGGTGCTCCGCGCCGGCTGCCGCGCGTGGTGGACGATTTGTCGAAGATCACCAAGGCGCTCAAGAAAGCCGTGCAAACCAATGACATCGTGGTCATTATTGCCGGGTCGTCAGCGGGAGAGCATGACTTCACCGTGCACGCGCTGGAATCCCTCGGCGAGGTGCTCGTGCATGGCATCGACGTTATGCCCGGCAAACCGGCGATTCTGGCAGTCATCGACGGCAAGCCGGTGATTGGCTTGCCTGGCTATCCAGTATCCGCCGTCGTCATTTGCCAACAGATTTTACGTCCGCTCATCGCGCATTTCCTTGGCCGCCCTGCCGAAGAGCCGCCCAAGATCAAAGCTATGCTACCGCGTAAAATCCCCTCGCGCCTCGGGCTGGAAGAGTTCGTCCGCGTCAGCCTGGGCCGGGTCGGGGACCGGGTCATCGTCAACCCGCTCAATCGCGGTGCCGGTGTCATCACCACCATGGTTAAGGCCGACGGTGTCTTACGCATTCCTGCGCTCGATGAAGGGTTGAACGCCGGTCAGGAAGTCGAGGTAGAACTGCTGCGCCCAGCGGAAGAGGTCGCCAACACCATTCTCTTTACCGGCAGCAACGACCTGACCATTGGCGTGCTGGATGACCAGTTACGAGCGCGCTACCCGGAGCTGCGCATCTCCGCCAGTAACATCGGCTCGCTTGGCGGCCTGGTAGCGCTAAAGCGGCGCGAAGCCCATATCATTGGCACGCACCTGCTCGATCCGGCCACCGGTCAGTACAACCTCCCAGATCTG is a genomic window of Deltaproteobacteria bacterium containing:
- a CDS encoding molybdopterin biosynthesis protein — encoded protein: MHAHRSTHPESHQTERKRYLTKKPLPEALFVFLQAVTPPRRGEIIAVEDALHATTAQPIFAVLSAPHYHGSAMDGIAVRAKDTFGASEFSAVTLTAVTPRPGATSANGTGVFQYVDTGNPLPTWANAVVMIERVFRKNDREVEIRDSATPWQHVRLVGEDIVATEPLLPRGHKLRPYDLGALLAAGHVRIPVLAKPTVGIIPTGSELIEPGDPPQPGRIIEFNSRVTAAFVEEWGGAPRRLPRVVDDLSKITKALKKAVQTNDIVVIIAGSSAGEHDFTVHALESLGEVLVHGIDVMPGKPAILAVIDGKPVIGLPGYPVSAVVICQQILRPLIAHFLGRPAEEPPKIKAMLPRKIPSRLGLEEFVRVSLGRVGDRVIVNPLNRGAGVITTMVKADGVLRIPALDEGLNAGQEVEVELLRPAEEVANTILFTGSNDLTIGVLDDQLRARYPELRISASNIGSLGGLVALKRREAHIIGTHLLDPATGQYNLPDLKKQKLLSQVVTMNLVIREQGLIVPKGNPKKIKGMKDLARKDMTFINRQPSAGTRLLLDYQLAKRKIAAERIHGYEREEVTHMAVAVAVASGLADTGLGVKSAAKALGLDFVPIEREDYDLVFLKDFFHSVMGQKLVEVVRSDAFKEAVAALDGYDTKKTGMLKKA